GTCGGCCTGAACCTCAGGCAGGCCGGCGATCGATGTCAGCAGTGAGACGACGCCGGAAAGCGCCGCCGTCCCGACAACCGTCTGCCAGTCTACTGCGCTGATTGTTGCTGCTGCCGGCAGCATGGCCACGGCGCACTGCGCCATAGTCTTGAGTGCGCGGATTGATGCCGCCTTCCACCAATTTCTTGTAA
Above is a window of Galactobacillus timonensis DNA encoding:
- a CDS encoding holin, which produces TRNWWKAASIRALKTMAQCAVAMLPAAATISAVDWQTVVGTAALSGVVSLLTSIAGLPEVQADNSEDNN